In a genomic window of Amblyomma americanum isolate KBUSLIRL-KWMA chromosome 4, ASM5285725v1, whole genome shotgun sequence:
- the APC4 gene encoding anaphase-promoting complex subunit 4, with protein MASFRQVNERHVSAEVELMLWSPRLDLIALALVHGDVALHRLSWKRVWLRAPPGGKEHATSVLSLAWRPDSKLLAIGYNTGTIILCNVENADIVHTLSFSSEITCLCWSTDGCTVEDTEHRSCIYQDFSAGFLPKLPSLNKSYGCISAAKSVEENTDDCKMIKGQEDFNILVVGTADGHISLYAYGVLLCLDFEVVLMDGTGDQAKKVVSAWLSHEFSRLTVIAESARDSSDKCMYLQTYAMPLLKEKRRELRIITLKYGQVTSLATYLAATMTSVKEAWEDILLEVDSKLANYAQEKQRFSSGTVSDDFLELLMFGTLSDALEKFLMHDLTEKGLKKLGHAIELCYSNVQKYVLKQLQGVTQALYYHLADLKGMALWQDRFGALGLCRSSVDDGLKCAGSFLLKLAELLQVIEASIRNFRAFFRWLYMVILRLSDDSVPVEITRSSQQDVVFVAEFLKENFAVGWSEENRLSFSMERVGQYLKDEPLTFQSPAHLNAWQQFLEDNPDMRDLVVPHHPKNSLVQEHKQLEQAATNAFVGLADALRPCVSKEAQIKLAAMVQLDKFPAVSHVASNKDKCIYTSFVPHRATGRYLYVIKHMTTTNEFLAACIYFHRFRYRADRDDAKCSVVLDAQFYNDDVLSVLLSEEGEHADSSVPLLVQFGLKHIQNRFQPLPRHAPSFPILVELGIQPIDAAQCLEKMDFRRLEKMRAASFAVSGPRNVVSVLFHSRRRVRTFEMDVEEEDEEDGEEDEEDKEANFTTNKNMTDFQDDDKENSF; from the exons ATGGCCTCTTTTCGACAGGTGAACGAGCGCCATGTGTCAGCCGAAGTGGAGCTGATGCTGTGGTCCCCACGGTTGGATCTGATTGCACTGGCACTGGTACATGGTGATGTGGCTCTGCACCGACTATCGTGGAAGCGCGTTTGGCTGCGTGCTCCTCCTGGTGGAAAGGAGCATGCCACCTCTGTGCTCAGTCTAGCTTGGAGGCCTGACAGCAAGCTACTCGCCATTGGCTATAATACAG GCACCATCATTCTATGCAACGTGGAGAATGCAGACATTGTCCACACCCTGTCATTCTCATCTGAAATAACGTGCCTTTGCTGGTCAACAGATGGCTGCACTGTAGAAGACACAGAACACCGGTCGTGTATATATCAGGATTTTTCTGCTGGATTCCTGCCAAAGCTGCCGAGCCTGAACAAGAGCTATGGTTGCATCTCGGCAGCAAAATCTGTGGAAGAGAATACTGATGACTGCAAAATGATCAAGGGCCAAGAAGACTTTAACATTCTTGTTGTTGGAACAGCTGACGGCCATATTTCCTTATACGCCTACGGTGTGCTCCTATGTCTTGACTTTGAGGTTGTCCTGATGGACGGCACTGGGGACCAAGCGAAAAAGGTTGTGTCTGCATGGCTGTCTCACGAATTCAGCAGGCTCACTGTTATTGCGGAAAGTGCACGAGATAGCTCTGACAAGTGCATGTACCTGCAGACCTATGCCATGCCGCTGCTCAAGGAGAAGAGGAGGGAGCTGCGCATCATTACTCTTAAGTATGGCCAGGTGACCTCACTGGCAACTTATCTGGCAGCTACCATGACCTCTGTCAAGGAAGCGTGGGAGGACATTCTACTCGAAGTGGACTCAAAGCTTGCCAACTATGCGCAGGAAAAACAACGTTTTTCCAGTGGCACTGTTAGTGATGACTTTCTTGAACTATTGATGTTTGGTACGCTATCAGATGCACTCGAGAAGTTCCTTATGCACGACCTCACAGAGAAAGGGCTCAAGAAGCTGGGTCACGCTATTGAGCTCTGCTACTCTAATGTGCAGAAGTATGTGCTAAAGCAGTTGCAGGGTGTCACACAGGCATTGTACTACCACTTGGCTGACCTCAAGGGCATGGCATTGTGGCAGGACAGGTTTGGAGCCTTAGGGCTGTGCAGGAGCTCTGTTGATGATGGCCTAAAGTGTGCAGGTTCCTTCCTCCTAAAACTCGCCGAATTGCTGCAGGTGATAGAGGCAAGTATCCGTAACTTCAGAGCTTTCTTCCGCTGGTTATACATGGTCATTCTGCGACTGTCTGACGATTCTGTACCAGTTGAAATAACTCGTTCCTCTCAACAGGACGTTGTGTTTGTTGCTGAGTTCCTCAAAGAAAACTTTGCAGTTGGGTGGAGTGAAGAGAATCGACTCTCATTCAGCATGGAAAGGGTCGGGCAGTACCTCAAGGATGAACCACTCACTTTTCAATCGCCAGCGCACCTCAATGCCTGGCAGCAGTTCCTGGAAGACAACCCAGATATGCGTGATTTGGTTGTTCCTCATCACCCAAAGAACTCTCTTGTCCAGGAACATAAACAGCTGGAACAGGCAGCCACAAATGCATTCGTGGGTCTCGCTGATGCCCTCAGACCTTGTGTTTCAAAGGAAGCACAGATCAAACTTGCAGCCATGGTTCAGCTTGACAAGTTTCCTGCGGTATCACATGTTGCATCAAACAAAGACAAATGCATCTACACCTCATTTGTGCCTCATCGCGCTACCGGACGATACCTCTATGTAATCAAGCACATGACAACAACAAATGAGTTCCTTGCGGCCTGTATTTACTTTCACAGGTTTCGGTACAGAGCAGACAGAGATGACGCGAAGTGCTCTGTGGTTCTAGATGCTCAGTTTTACAATGATGATGTACTGTCAGTCCTGCTAAGCGAGGAAGGGGAGCACGCAGACTCCAGTGTACCTTTATTGGTCCAGTTTGGACTAAAACATATTCAAAACCGTTTCCAACCTCTGCCAAGACATGCACCTTCTTTCCCAATCCTTGTGGAATTGGGCATCCAGCCAATTGACGCAGCTCAGTGTCTCGAAAAGATGGATTTCCGACGACTGGAGAAGATGCGCGCTGCTTCATTCGCTGTTAGTGGGCCACGGAACGTAGTATCTGTGTTGTTTCATTCTCGCAGACGTGTGCGAACGTTTGAGATGGACGTTGAAGAGGAAGATGAGGAAGATGGTGAGGAAGATGAAGAGGACAAGGAAGCAAACTTTACTACTAACAAAAATATGACAGACTTTCAGGACGATGACAAGGAGAACAGTTTTTGA